A portion of the uncultured Bacteroides sp. genome contains these proteins:
- a CDS encoding sodium ion-translocating decarboxylase subunit beta — protein MGEFISFITNNFADFWSYTGFANASYGHVIMILVGLFFLFLAIKKDFEPMLLIPIGFGILIGNIPFKIDAGLEVGLYEEGSVLNILYQGVKTGWYPPLVFLGIGAMTDFSSLISNPKLMLVGAAAQFGIFGAYMIALALGFEPNQAAGIAIIGGADGPTAIFLASKLAPNLMGAIAVSAYSYMALVPVIQPPVMRLLTTKKERLIRMKPARQVSHTEKIMFPIIGLLLTCFLVPSGLPLLGMLFFGNLLKESGVTRRLADTASGPLIDTITMLLGLTVGASTQASEFLTSSTLYIFFLGFMAFIIATASGVLFVKAFNLILPSAKKINPLIGNAGVSAVPMSARISQNIGLEYDPTNYLLMHAMGPNVAGVIGSAVAAGVLLGFLI, from the coding sequence ATGGGAGAATTTATTTCATTTATAACTAACAATTTTGCCGATTTCTGGAGCTATACGGGATTCGCTAATGCGAGCTACGGGCATGTCATTATGATATTGGTAGGATTGTTCTTCCTCTTTCTTGCAATCAAGAAAGACTTTGAACCGATGCTCCTTATTCCTATTGGATTTGGTATCCTCATCGGTAACATTCCTTTCAAAATAGACGCCGGCCTTGAAGTAGGGCTATACGAAGAAGGATCGGTACTAAACATTCTCTATCAGGGAGTGAAAACCGGATGGTATCCTCCATTGGTATTCTTAGGCATTGGTGCCATGACAGACTTCTCGTCATTGATATCCAATCCGAAGTTGATGCTCGTTGGTGCAGCTGCACAATTTGGTATTTTTGGAGCTTACATGATTGCTTTAGCACTTGGATTTGAGCCGAATCAGGCAGCCGGTATCGCCATCATTGGTGGTGCAGACGGACCTACTGCTATCTTCCTCGCCTCTAAATTAGCTCCAAACTTAATGGGTGCTATTGCCGTATCAGCGTACTCATACATGGCACTGGTGCCGGTTATTCAACCGCCTGTTATGCGTCTATTGACGACAAAAAAGGAAAGATTAATCCGTATGAAGCCTGCTCGTCAAGTATCTCATACAGAGAAAATCATGTTCCCTATCATCGGTTTGCTCCTCACCTGCTTCCTAGTCCCTTCGGGTCTTCCGTTACTGGGAATGCTTTTCTTCGGTAACTTATTGAAAGAAAGTGGAGTAACCCGTCGTTTGGCCGACACAGCAAGTGGTCCGCTGATTGACACTATCACGATGTTATTGGGACTAACCGTTGGTGCTTCTACACAAGCAAGCGAGTTTTTGACATCCAGTACACTTTATATCTTCTTCCTCGGATTTATGGCGTTTATCATTGCCACAGCTTCAGGAGTGCTTTTTGTTAAAGCATTTAACCTGATTCTTCCAAGTGCCAAGAAGATCAATCCGCTTATCGGTAATGCAGGGGTATCAGCTGTACCAATGTCAGCGCGTATCTCACAGAACATTGGTTTGGAATACGACCCAACCAACTACCTGCTAATGCATGCCATGGGTCCGAACGTAGCAGGAGTTATTGGTTCTGCCGTTGCAGCTGGTGTGCTACTCGGATTCTTGATTTAA
- a CDS encoding OadG family transporter subunit, translating to MNKRKIGILIVLLAAVCFSSYGQGAKSLKINEILVNNTDNYQDDYGQHSAWIEIFNTSFASVDAGSCYLTNDKRVLDPNLSIEERVSMMYTVPKSDVLTEIAPRQHLLFWADNKPNRGTFHLNFALDSVASNWIALYDANGKTLVDSVTIPANIPTNFSYAREADGAAKWVLKGGDNSNYVTPSTNNQTQDKQEKVDGFRKHDGLGIAMSVIAMTIVFCGLILLYLSFRIIGNISLKLAKRNAMKAHGITDKKEAKEKAIGAESGEVFAVIALALHEYQDNVHDIEDTILTINKVKRNYSPWNSKIYTLRQTPRK from the coding sequence ATGAATAAAAGAAAAATAGGAATACTTATCGTTTTGTTGGCAGCAGTTTGCTTCAGTTCGTATGGGCAAGGAGCAAAAAGTCTGAAGATCAACGAAATACTGGTAAACAACACTGATAACTACCAAGATGACTATGGTCAGCATAGCGCTTGGATAGAGATCTTTAATACATCGTTTGCCAGCGTTGATGCAGGAAGCTGTTACCTCACAAATGATAAGCGAGTTCTGGACCCTAACCTCAGTATAGAGGAACGGGTAAGTATGATGTACACTGTTCCAAAAAGTGATGTTCTCACGGAAATTGCTCCCAGACAACATTTACTTTTCTGGGCGGACAACAAACCAAACAGAGGAACTTTTCACTTGAACTTTGCACTAGATTCTGTTGCTTCCAACTGGATTGCACTTTATGATGCAAACGGAAAGACATTAGTCGATTCTGTTACTATTCCGGCTAACATCCCAACTAATTTCTCGTATGCTCGCGAAGCAGATGGTGCCGCAAAATGGGTATTGAAAGGTGGAGACAACAGCAACTATGTAACTCCAAGTACCAATAACCAAACTCAGGATAAACAAGAGAAAGTTGACGGTTTTCGCAAGCACGACGGTTTAGGTATCGCAATGTCAGTGATTGCAATGACAATTGTATTTTGCGGACTTATACTATTATACCTCTCATTCCGTATAATCGGCAATATAAGCCTCAAGCTGGCTAAGAGAAATGCAATGAAAGCGCACGGTATTACAGACAAAAAAGAAGCAAAAGAAAAAGCTATTGGAGCTGAATCAGGAGAAGTCTTTGCAGTCATTGCCTTAGCATTGCATGAATATCAAGACAACGTTCACGATATAGAAGATACGATTCTTACTATCAACAAGGTAAAACGTAACTACTCACCGTGGAATTCAAAGATATACACTCTGCGTCAGACACCTCGAAAATAA
- the mce gene encoding methylmalonyl-CoA epimerase, giving the protein MKISHIEHLGIAVKSIEEALPYYENVLGLKCYNIETVEDQKVRTAFLKVGQTKIELLEPTCPESTIAKFIENKGVGVHHVAFAVEDGVAEALVEAESKEIRLIDKAPRKGAEGLSIAFLHPKSTLGVLTELCEH; this is encoded by the coding sequence ATGAAGATTTCACACATTGAGCACTTAGGTATTGCTGTAAAAAGCATTGAAGAGGCTCTTCCTTATTACGAGAATGTATTAGGTTTGAAATGTTACAACATTGAAACCGTTGAAGACCAAAAAGTAAGAACTGCATTTCTGAAAGTGGGACAAACGAAAATCGAATTACTCGAACCAACCTGTCCCGAAAGTACCATCGCTAAATTTATTGAAAACAAAGGTGTAGGCGTTCATCACGTGGCATTTGCAGTTGAAGATGGTGTAGCCGAAGCTTTAGTCGAAGCCGAAAGCAAAGAGATTCGCCTGATAGACAAAGCTCCACGCAAAGGTGCGGAAGGATTAAGCATCGCTTTTCTTCACCCAAAATCAACTCTTGGTGTATTGACCGAGCTTTGCGAACACTAA
- a CDS encoding biotin/lipoyl-containing protein — protein MKQYKYKINGNLYNVTVNDIEENMARVEVNGTPYTVEMDKPVKAAPKPITRPAAAPKTSTGAPVVAKPATTSTKSGVKSPLPGVILDIKVKEGDVVKKGQLILILEAMKMENNINADKDGVVSAIKVSKGDSVLEGTDLIIIE, from the coding sequence ATGAAACAATATAAGTATAAAATCAATGGCAACCTTTACAATGTTACAGTAAACGACATTGAAGAAAATATGGCTCGCGTAGAGGTAAATGGAACTCCATATACTGTAGAAATGGATAAACCTGTAAAGGCTGCTCCAAAGCCCATCACCCGCCCCGCAGCTGCACCTAAAACATCGACAGGTGCGCCCGTAGTAGCTAAACCTGCTACAACTTCAACCAAAAGTGGAGTAAAATCTCCACTACCGGGTGTCATCCTTGACATTAAGGTAAAAGAAGGCGATGTTGTTAAAAAGGGACAGCTTATTCTCATTCTCGAAGCCATGAAAATGGAAAACAATATCAATGCCGACAAAGACGGTGTAGTATCAGCAATCAAAGTAAGTAAAGGTGATTCTGTTCTGGAAGGAACCGACTTAATCATAATTGAATAG
- a CDS encoding acyl-CoA carboxylase subunit beta, with product MSNQLEKVKELIELRTQARLGGGEKAIEKQHAKGKYTARERIAQLLDEGSFEEMDMFVEHRCTNFGQDRKHFLGDGVVTGYGTIEGRLVYVFAQDFTVFGGSLSETMAQKICKVMDMAMKMGAPCIGINDSGGARIQEGINALAGYAEIFQRNIMASGVIPQISGIFGPCAGGAVYSPALTDFTLMTEGTSYMFLTGPKVVKTVTGEDVSQEDLGGASVHASKSGVTHFTAKNGEEGLAIMRKLLSYIPQNNLEEAPIVNCTDPIDRLEDSLNEIVPDSPNKPYDMYEVIGAIVDNGEFLEVQKDYAKNIIIGFSRFNGQSVGVVANQPKFLAGVLDSNASRKAARFVRFCDAFNIPLVTLVDVPGFLPGTGQEYNGVILHGAKLLYAYGEATVPKVTVTLRKSYGGSHIVMSCKQLRGDMNYAWPTAEIAVMGGAGAVEVLYAKEAKEAADPAAFMAEKEAEYTKLFANPYNAARYGYIDDVIEPRNTRFRIIRALQQLQTKKLTNPAKKHGNIPL from the coding sequence ATGAGTAACCAGCTTGAAAAAGTAAAAGAGCTTATTGAACTTCGCACTCAAGCTCGCTTAGGTGGTGGCGAAAAAGCTATAGAGAAACAACATGCAAAAGGTAAATATACAGCTCGTGAGCGTATAGCCCAATTGTTGGATGAAGGTAGTTTTGAAGAAATGGATATGTTTGTAGAACACAGATGTACCAACTTCGGCCAAGATAGAAAACACTTCCTTGGCGACGGTGTAGTAACCGGATACGGAACCATCGAAGGCAGATTAGTATACGTTTTTGCACAAGATTTCACCGTGTTTGGTGGTTCTTTGTCTGAAACAATGGCCCAAAAGATTTGCAAGGTAATGGATATGGCCATGAAGATGGGCGCACCTTGTATCGGTATCAATGACTCAGGTGGTGCTCGTATTCAAGAAGGCATCAACGCACTAGCCGGTTATGCTGAAATTTTCCAACGTAACATCATGGCTTCGGGCGTTATTCCCCAAATTTCAGGTATCTTTGGCCCTTGTGCCGGTGGTGCTGTTTACTCCCCTGCTTTGACTGACTTCACATTAATGACCGAAGGCACATCTTACATGTTCCTTACCGGACCGAAAGTAGTGAAAACCGTAACCGGAGAAGATGTTTCTCAAGAAGATCTTGGCGGCGCAAGCGTGCACGCTTCTAAATCAGGTGTTACTCACTTCACTGCGAAGAATGGTGAAGAAGGTTTGGCTATCATGCGCAAACTGCTGAGTTACATTCCACAAAACAATCTTGAAGAAGCTCCTATCGTAAACTGTACAGACCCAATCGATCGTTTGGAAGATTCCTTGAACGAAATTGTTCCTGATAGCCCAAACAAGCCATACGACATGTATGAAGTTATCGGCGCTATTGTTGACAATGGTGAGTTCCTTGAAGTTCAGAAAGATTATGCTAAAAACATTATCATTGGTTTTTCACGTTTCAACGGACAATCAGTAGGTGTGGTTGCCAATCAACCTAAATTCCTGGCCGGTGTACTCGATAGCAATGCTTCACGCAAAGCCGCACGTTTCGTACGCTTCTGCGATGCATTCAATATTCCTTTAGTAACATTGGTAGACGTTCCGGGATTCCTTCCGGGTACAGGACAAGAGTACAACGGTGTTATTCTGCATGGTGCTAAGTTACTTTACGCTTATGGCGAAGCTACAGTACCTAAGGTAACAGTTACTCTGCGTAAATCTTATGGTGGTTCTCACATCGTAATGAGTTGCAAGCAACTACGTGGCGACATGAACTATGCATGGCCTACAGCCGAAATTGCCGTAATGGGTGGCGCCGGTGCCGTAGAAGTGTTATATGCAAAAGAAGCCAAAGAAGCAGCCGATCCGGCAGCATTCATGGCCGAAAAAGAAGCAGAATACACCAAACTGTTTGCTAATCCCTACAATGCAGCCAGATATGGTTATATTGATGACGTAATCGAACCGAGAAATACTCGTTTCCGCATTATCCGTGCATTACAACAACTGCAAACTAAAAAGTTAACTAACCCTGCCAAGAAGCATGGTAATATTCCATTATAA